TGCCGAAGGCATAAAAGAGGTAAAAGGCAAACGCAACCGTCGCAGGATGTCCTCCACCGTCTTGGCCTCCAGCTTGGTGCCGAGCAACCGGTTCAGCCGTTCAAGGTGCAGCCGCACTTGGACCGACTTTTCCTCCTCCGCGATCACCTCCACGTAACCCGCGTCCGCCACGCCGCCGGCCAGCTCCACCATCAGCTGGGCCGCCCGATCCAGCGCCGGCAAGAGATGTTCCGCGGCAACCCCTTTTTCAAAGCGCAGGCTGGCCTCCGAACGCAGGCCCAGTTTCTGTGCTGTCCGGCGGACGCTGACCGGAGAAAACTTGGCCGCCTCCAGGAACACCGTGGTGGTGGTTTCCGTCACTTCCGAATTGGCCCCGCCCATCACCCCTGCCAGGCCGATCGGTTCCTTTCCGTCGGTAATCAGCAGCATCTCCTCATCCAATTGCCGCAAGGTGTCATCCAGCGTCACCAGCTCCTCCCCGGGCCTCGCCTTGCGCACCACAATCTCGCCGGTCGCAATCCGGTCGGCGTCAAATGCATGCAGGGGCTGGCCATACTCGAGCATGACATAATTGGTGATGTCCACCACATTGTTGATGGGCCGCATCCCCGCGGCAATCAGCCGGTTCTGCAGCCATTGCGGCGAAGGTCCGATGCGCACATTGCGGATCATCCGCCCGGCATACCGCTTGCAGGCTTCCGGCGCCTCGATGCGCACGGGAAAACGGATCGGAGGCCCTTCCTCCTTCACCTGAACGCTCGGCAGCTTCAGTTCCCGATCGAGGATGGCCGCCACTTCGTAGGCCACGCCGATCATGCTCAAGCAATCCCCGCGGTTCGGCGTGAGGGACAGCTCAAGCACCACGTCGTCCAGGCCAAGAAAAGATTGAATCGGCTGGCCCACCTCCGCTTCATCAGGCAGGACAAGGATTCCCTCGGTCTGCTCCTTTCGCAGCAGGCGCTCCGGCAAGCCAAGCTCCTGCGCCGAACAGATCATCCCCTGCGATTCCACACCTCTCAGCTTGCTCTTCTTGATCTTGACGCCTCCGGGCAGTTTTGCCCCAACCAGCGCCACCGGCACTTTCTGCCCCGCCGCCACATTGGCGGCGCCGCAGACAATCTGCAAGATCTCGCCCGTCCCGGCGTCCACCCGGCAGACACTGAGCCGATCGGCGTCGGGATGCTTCTCTCTCTCCTGCACATAACCGATCACGACACCCTCGATCTCCTGGCCAAGGCGCTCCACCGCTTCCACTTCAATCCCTGAACGGGTCAGGCGCTCGGCCAGCTCTTCCGGTGTCACGCCGGTCAAATCCACATACTCCTGCAGCCACTTGTACGAAACCCTCATACTCGCTTCCCTCCCGGGCAAACATCCTTGAAATACAGCTTAAATACTGCGAATGGACGATGGCTGTGAAAAAAAACGAACGCTTCGCCGCACGGACTACAACCGTGCAAACTGGTGTAAAAACCGCATGTCATTGGTGTAGAAATGGCGAATATCCTCAATCCCGTACTTCAGCATGGCGATCCGCTCCACGCCCATGCCGAAGGCAAAACCGGTGTACCGCTCGGGATCATACCCTGCCACTTCCAACACCCGCGGGTGAACCATCCCCGAACCCAGGATTTCCAGCCAGCCCGTATCCTTGCACACCCGGCACCCCTGGCCCTTGCAGATCACGCAAGAAATGTCCACCTCGGCGCTGGGCTCCGTAAACGGAAAGAAACTGGGCCGCAGGCGGATATCCACCCCCGGGCCAAACATCTCGCGGGCGAATGTCAACAGAATTCCCTTCAGATCGCTCATGCGGATGCCTTCATCCACCACCAGCCCTTCCACCTGCGTAAACAGATGGGAGTGGGTGGCGTCATCATCATCGCGCCGGTACACCTTCCCCGGACAGATGATCCGCACCGGCACCTGCCCCTGCTTGCGCTCCATCGTGCGTATCTGTACCGGTGAGGTATGCGTGCGCATCAGGAAGGTTTCCGTGATATAAAACGAATCCTGCATGTCCCTGGCCGGATGATTGGGCGGAATATTCAGGGCCTCAAAGTTGTAATAATCGGTTTCCACTTCCGGCCCCTCCGCGATTTCAAACCCCAGGCCTACAAAAATATCCTCAATCTGTTCAATGACGAGCGACAACGGGTGCTTGCTGCTCGCCATGCCGCGCTTGCCGGGCAGGGTGACGTCGATCCGTTCCCGCTCCAGTTGTTCCTTGAGCGCGGCTTCCCTCAACCGTTCCTCCTGTTCACGCAGCGCCTTTTCCCATTCATCCCGGATTTGGTTGGCCAACTGGCCGATCACCGGCCTCTCCTCAGGCGAAAGCTGGCCCATTCCCCGCAGGATCTGTGTCAGCGCCCCCTTTTTTCCCAGATACTGTACCCGCAACTGCTGCAATTGCGCAACCGAATCGGCACGCTCCATCTCTTGCGCAAACTGCCGGCGCAACTGGGCCAGTTCATCGCGCATCTTCTTTCCGTCAGCCATTCGCTTCGCTCCTTTCCCCTGAAATCAAAAAGTCCCCTCATCCACGCAAAGGGACGAGAGGACCGCGGTACCACCCTTCTTAGGCCAATAACAGCCTCACTCATTCAGGATAACGGCTTGACGCCGCACCTCCCTACCCAGGCCTAAAAGCCCTTCAGGAGGAAAACTCCGGAACGAACTTCACCGGCAGGCTTCCGTAGGGTGCTTCCAGTCCCCGGCAACCCATTCCCTGGCACGTCTACCTGGCGGCTACTCCTTTCCTTCATCGTCTTTTTCTTATGATGCACTTGTCCCTGTCTTTCATTTCCACTGCTTCACGAGTCATTATATGAAACCGCCCTGTTCTTTGCAACATGCCCGAATTTCCCGGGTTAATCAGCCATCCGTCTCTTCCAGGAGCCTGCGGACGAATGTAGGCAACTGGAAAGCGGCCCGGAAGACATCCGGATTGACGTACTGGGTGTCCTGCGCCTGCAAGCGTCCCAACTCTGCCGTCAGGGGATCCCATTTCTTGGATGCCAGCGTAAAGCTCCACCAGCCCCCAGGGTATGTGGGAATGGTAGCTAGATAGGTGCGGACGATGGGAAACAGCCGGCGCAAGGAAGTAGTGATCCGTTTGAGCACTTGCGCATGAAAAAAAGGAGATTCCGACTGGCAGACCATCAGCCCATCCTCTTTCAGCGCACGATAAACCTGCTCGTAAAAAGGCGTTTCAAACAACACAGTGGCAGGTCCCACGGGATCGGATGAGTCGACAATGATGACATCCCATTGTCCTTCTTGTTCCTTTATCCACTGATTGCCATCCCGGTAAGCGGGTTTGACCCGCGGATTCAATTCCCGGCCGAAAACCTCCGCCAGCCACTGCCGGCTCAATTCAACGACCCGCTCATCAATTTCCACCAGCGTCACCTGTTCCACTTCCGGGTACTTGACCGTTTCACGTGCCGCGCCCCCGTCGCCGCCGCCGATAATCGCCACGTGACGAGGATTGGGATGGGTCGTCAGCGGAACATGGACGATCATTTCGTTGTAAATGAAACCGTCACCGGAAGAGGTCTGAGGGATCCCATCCAGCGCCAATACCCGTCCAAACGCATCATTTTCAAATACGGTGATTTCCTGAAAGGGGGTCTTTTCGTGGTGCAGCAACCGGTTGACCTTCCAGCTGGCGCGGAATCCCAATTCTTCCTCGTCCACCAGCCACAACTGGCCATTTTCGCTTACATACCCTTTCGGCAAATGGTTGTTCATTTCCGCCTCCTCTTTAACACAATCGTTACAGGTTTAATCATAACAAATCCGGCGGAAAATACAAATCCTGTAAGCCATGCCCGCAAGCATACATTCCCTTCCCTCGGTATGATACCATTAACCGAGAGGTGATAGAATGACCGCTCAGCGAATCCAAGGGCTCGTCTGGAACGAACAGGATGAAACATTTATCCCCGGAAGCCTGCAGATTGCCGGGGAACAGATCACCCGCTTGGAATGGGAAGAAAATGCTATGCTGCCCACAGCCCCCTATATCCTCCCAGGATTTTTCGACGCTTCCTGGACCGACGAGAGCAACCTGTTCGAAAACCGCCTGGCACAGGAGGAAAAGCTATCCAACGGGATCACGACGCTGGAGATGTTGACGCCCTCCGATCCGGAACTGTTGAAATATCTCCTGGAGTGGTACCCCGATTCCGGGCAGGAGTGGCAACACGTGCGGTTGATCCTGCACGTTGCCAATCCCAGCCTGGACACCTTGCGGCGGCTGTTACAGGAAGGGATGCGCGCCGGCTGTGGCAATCGCTGGGTGCGCATCGGCGGGGTTTACCTGGATGCGGATTCACCGGCCGGGGAATGGCTGCGTTCCCCCGATGAGCTGAAAGCGCTGAGCCAGATGGCGATTGCGGCCAGTTTTCCGCTATTGCTCCGCGTCCGCAACCCGAGGCATTTGCCGGAAGCCATCCGCTGCTATCCGC
The sequence above is drawn from the Bacillus thermozeamaize genome and encodes:
- a CDS encoding phenylalanine--tRNA ligase subunit beta, which translates into the protein MRVSYKWLQEYVDLTGVTPEELAERLTRSGIEVEAVERLGQEIEGVVIGYVQEREKHPDADRLSVCRVDAGTGEILQIVCGAANVAAGQKVPVALVGAKLPGGVKIKKSKLRGVESQGMICSAQELGLPERLLRKEQTEGILVLPDEAEVGQPIQSFLGLDDVVLELSLTPNRGDCLSMIGVAYEVAAILDRELKLPSVQVKEEGPPIRFPVRIEAPEACKRYAGRMIRNVRIGPSPQWLQNRLIAAGMRPINNVVDITNYVMLEYGQPLHAFDADRIATGEIVVRKARPGEELVTLDDTLRQLDEEMLLITDGKEPIGLAGVMGGANSEVTETTTTVFLEAAKFSPVSVRRTAQKLGLRSEASLRFEKGVAAEHLLPALDRAAQLMVELAGGVADAGYVEVIAEEEKSVQVRLHLERLNRLLGTKLEAKTVEDILRRLRLPFTSFMPSATADSSEQGWTVHVPSRRGDLAIEADLAEEVARLYGYDRIPTSMPEGVLTPGHLTFEQRLRRKIRHWLVQRGWTEVITYTFTGSQSLEQMQSLHESGHAVALQMPMSEERSILRTGLLPHLIEVAEYNRNRKTESLAIFEMGKTFHALEWPMRQLPEERWGLAGLLTGTWRSHWSGEQEQADFYLLKGMLEDLFAWMGLGQASAPVTFEPWTEAKGFHPGRTALCRVGEQPVGMLGQLHPSLAERHHLKETFLFQLDLDELSRLATGAEIDYRPVPAFPAIQRDLAVVVPEAVQASEVESVIREAAGPWLERVQLFDLYRGQPLAEQEKSLAYSLLFRHPERTLTDDEVNQVHEQVIAALASRLGARLR
- a CDS encoding phenylalanine--tRNA ligase subunit alpha, translated to MRDELAQLRRQFAQEMERADSVAQLQQLRVQYLGKKGALTQILRGMGQLSPEERPVIGQLANQIRDEWEKALREQEERLREAALKEQLERERIDVTLPGKRGMASSKHPLSLVIEQIEDIFVGLGFEIAEGPEVETDYYNFEALNIPPNHPARDMQDSFYITETFLMRTHTSPVQIRTMERKQGQVPVRIICPGKVYRRDDDDATHSHLFTQVEGLVVDEGIRMSDLKGILLTFAREMFGPGVDIRLRPSFFPFTEPSAEVDISCVICKGQGCRVCKDTGWLEILGSGMVHPRVLEVAGYDPERYTGFAFGMGVERIAMLKYGIEDIRHFYTNDMRFLHQFARL
- a CDS encoding spermidine synthase, coding for MNNHLPKGYVSENGQLWLVDEEELGFRASWKVNRLLHHEKTPFQEITVFENDAFGRVLALDGIPQTSSGDGFIYNEMIVHVPLTTHPNPRHVAIIGGGDGGAARETVKYPEVEQVTLVEIDERVVELSRQWLAEVFGRELNPRVKPAYRDGNQWIKEQEGQWDVIIVDSSDPVGPATVLFETPFYEQVYRALKEDGLMVCQSESPFFHAQVLKRITTSLRRLFPIVRTYLATIPTYPGGWWSFTLASKKWDPLTAELGRLQAQDTQYVNPDVFRAAFQLPTFVRRLLEETDG